One stretch of Oncorhynchus masou masou isolate Uvic2021 chromosome 9, UVic_Omas_1.1, whole genome shotgun sequence DNA includes these proteins:
- the sqstm1 gene encoding sequestosome-1, translated as MSMTVKAYLLGKEHMPKEIRRFAVDQDVSTSFEYLNRKVVDVFSTLRNVPYQMFYKDEDGDMIAFSTDDELIMGLTCIKDDTFRLFIKEKKEHRREFPAFAFPGGVPPFAFPPHPGAPHMGPPPPHGPPPHGHGPHGPPMVHPNVTCDECEGPVAGTRFKCTVCSNYDLCSQCQAKGLHKEHVLLPIWHPFNNTFEWFPRGKWMRKMRHCMWAQAQNQAQPGPSGSQPGPSGSQPGQAAPEDSQPSSDASSASSQQSQANMDYLKNIGEGVAAMLSPLGIDVDIDVEHEGKRTKVMTPNPTPPGSGGHPGARSDNGTGWSEGAGANEGDMEVDELSSLGSASGLAKGGKDTGGSGDEEWTHVTSKEVDPSTGELQSLRVGEEGSLEALGSLTPSQGPSQEPLKSLTLAEAAAYPHLPQDADPRLVESLSQMLSMGFTDEGGWLTRLLHTKDCDVGAALDTIHYSKPPQK; from the exons ATGTCTATGACCGTGAAAGCCTATCTCCTTGGGAAGGAACACATGCCGAAAGAAATTCGTCGCTTTGCCGTCGACCAAGATGTTTCAACGAGTTTTGAGTATTTGAATCGAAAGGTTGTTGATGTTTTCTCAACACTGCGAAATGTCCCCTACCAAATGTTTTACAAAG ACGAGGACGGTGACATGATCGCCTTCTCCACCGACGATGAGCTCATCATGGGCCTCACCTGCATCAAGGACGACACCTTCCGCCTCTTCATCAAGG AGAAGAAGGAGCACAGGCGTGAGTTCCCTGCTTTTGCTTTCCCGGGCGGTGTCCCTCCTTTCGCCTTCCCCCCTCACCCTGGAGCACCCCATATGGGGCCCCCTCCACCCCATGGCCCACCACCTCATGGTCATGGCCCTCACGGGCCCCCCATGGTGCACCCCAACGTGACCTGTGATGAATGCGAGGGCCCGGTGGCAGGGACCCGTTTCAAGTGCACTGTGTGCTCCAACTACGACCTATGCTCCCAGTGCCAGGCCAAGGGGCTCCACAAGGAGCACGTCCTCCTACCCATCTGGCACCCCTTCAACAACACATTTGAG TGGTTCCCTCGTGGGAAGTGGATGCGGAAGATGAGACACTGCATGTGGGCTCAGGCCCAAAACCAGGCCCAGCCTGGTCCCTCTGGGTCCCAGCCTGGTCCCTCTGGGTCCCAGCCAGGCCAGGCGGCCCCCGAGGACAGTCAGCCATCCTCTGATGCCTCATCTGCTTCCTCCCAGCAGTCCCAGGCCAATATGGATTACCTAAAGAACATTGGAGAAGGGGTGGCAGCCATGCTTAGCCCACTGG GTATCGATGTGGATATTGACGTGGAGCACGAggggaagaggaccaaggtgATGACCCCCAATCCAACCCCACCCGGGTCAGGAGGCCACCCCGGTGCTAGGAGTGACAATGGGACAGGGTGGTCTGAGGGAGCAGGGGCAAACGAGGGAGACATGGAGGTGGACGAGCTGAGCAGCCTGGGGAGCGCCAGTGGTTTGGCTAAG GGTGGTAAAGACACTGGGGGCAGTGGTGACGAGGAATGGACTCACGTGACCTCCAAGGAGGTGGACCCCTCTACTGGAGAGCTCCAGTCTCTCAGGGTGGGTGAGGAGGGCTCACTGGAAGCCCTAGGGTCCCTCACCCCTTCCCAGGGTCCCTCACAGGAACCACTGAAGTCCCTCACTCTCGCTGAGGCCGCAGCCTACCCCCACTTGCCTCAAG ATGCAGACCCACGCCTGGTGGAGTCGCTGTCCCAGATGCTGTCCATGGGCTTCACAGACGAGGGTGGCTGGCTCACCCGTCTTCTCCACACCAAGGACTGCGACGTTGGGGCCGCCCTGGACACCATTCACTACTCCAAACCCCCCCAGAAGTAA